The following coding sequences are from one Lolium rigidum isolate FL_2022 chromosome 6, APGP_CSIRO_Lrig_0.1, whole genome shotgun sequence window:
- the LOC124662168 gene encoding probable receptor-like protein kinase At2g47060 codes for MDGRHAPLRLLDRHSVLLAAPSDGGRGVLQRLQPVPEDEETLRIADGKVTSRCALYDILHGKKGVKGSQPGPALSWMQRARIAVSAARGLEFLHEKAEPRVVHRDIKSSNIMLFDNDVAKLGDFDVSNQAPDMAARLHSTRVLGTFGYHAPEYAMTGQLSAKSDVYSFGVVLLELLTGRKPVDHTLPRGQQSLVTWATPRLSEDKVRQCVDPRLGQEYPPKAVAKMAAVAALCVQYEADFRPNMSIVVKALAPLLNSRSSNRPAASASTAAVE; via the exons ATGGACGGCCGCCACGCGCCACTCCGGCTCCTCGACCGCCACTCCGTGCTCCTGGCCGCGCCCTCCGATG GAGGACGAGGTGTGCTCCAGCGACTCCAGCCTGTTCCGGAGGACGAAGAGACCTTGAGAATAGCGGATGGCAAGGTAACTTCGCGGTGTGCCTTGTATGATATTCTCCATG GTAAAAAGGGTGTCAAGGGATCCCAGCCAGGACCAGCCTTATCCTGGATGCAGCGGGCTAGGATCGCCGTAAGCGCCGCAAGAGGACTCGAATTCCTCCACGAGAAGGCAGAGCCACGTGTCGTCCACCGTGATATCAAGTCCAGCAACATAATGCTCTTTGACAACGACGTTGCAAAGCTAGGAGACTTTGATGTCTCCAATCAGGCCCCTGACATGGCTGCACGTCTTCACTCTACGCGTGTTCTTGGCACCTTTGGTTATCATGCTCCTGA GTACGCGATGACTGGGCAGCTTAGCGCAAAGAGCGATGTCTACAGCTTTGGAGTCGTGTTGTTGGAGCTTTTAACTGGTCGCAAACCAGTTGATCATACGCTTCCCCGTGGCCAGCAGAGCCTCGTGACATGG GCTACGCCAAGGCTAAGTGAAGACAAGGTGAGGCAATGTGTGGATCCAAGACTTGGACAGGAATACCCTCCGAAGGCTGTCGCCAAG ATGGCTGCAGTGGCTGCCCTGTGCGTGCAGTACGAGGCGGATTTCCGGCCCAACATGAGCATCGTTGTTAAGGCTCTAGCGCCGCTGCTGAACAGCCGGTCAAGCAACAGGCCCGCCGCCTCAGCCTCTACCGCTGCCGTTGAGTGA